TGTACTTATCAGAGCATCTACAGTCGTGGagataattagcttataggATCCCATCAAATTTCATCATAATGTAAAGATCCCACGAGACCTGGGTCCAACAAGGCCAGGCACTTTCGACATGATACTCCTTTGtactttagctatatatggGTCCATGATCCGAACTATTTTATCACTTGCGCACATCTATgcatataaatatatatatatcgagGGCGACCCCGAGTGGAAGTACTATCCCTCGGCCATTGTGATGCCGGCGTCCGTCCTCGACCAGACGTTCAAGGTCGTCAAGGAGAACTTCTATCACCTCTTCAAGGTGCATGTGTTCTACCAGACGCCCAAGACCGCGCCCAAGCACAGGGTGAAAGAAACCTTGGAAAAGACTAAGGACCTTGTCAAGCTCTTCGACCGCTTCAAGGCTGAGCGCCACAAGCCCGAGACCGCGTGGAACATTATACTCATGTCTAACACCACGAACAATCGCCGACTCAACGTACAATACAGTCAATTACCAGTACATGATATTCCGATTTAATCTTTCTAGCTTCTGATCATGTCCTGAATCATGCGCTGCCTTTCTTATGCACTCAGTCACATTGCATAGAACCGTGATCATACCTTAGTAAGTAAGGTCACAAGCTTAGACGCCGGGCGAGGTTTTGGTGCATCGAACCGTCAAGGGTTCCAAAATGTACCACCGACCACAATGAGATCAATCCCACCCTGCTTTGGGTCCCTTGGATTCTCGAGTATAACAACATCGAGGAGAGCAGAATTATCACTACATCTTCAGTGAAGGCCCGGAGAGCTTCTTTACTCCAGCAGACAGGTTCTCTCACGACTCGCCTGGATGTTTTACCTAGACTTTCACCTACCTAATCTATTCACTCGGCAAGGTGACTCCACTTGCATTCTCAAGGTCGTAGACGCTCTCAATGAAGCTCGTCTGGAGACGACTTGTATGGAAGCCACTTCCCTGGAACTTCGTAAGTACGGGTGGTATTGAGAACCAAGAATGGACGTTCTCGCTGAGACCATCTCGAATACACCTCCCGGGCCCAGCTAGGAATTATTGGAGCTGATAGTCCCCCTGACATCGAGTCGGTGAGATAATGTGAATTTCCTTAACAAACTTCCATCTGACCTCTTATCAGGAGAATTGTTCCAACTTTGGCTTGCAGTGCCAAGTCATTGGACGTCTCTGGCGTTTGGGCCAGAAGGGGGAGGTGTCCTGGAAAATCCTCCAAACCCAGTCTACTTTTGACCCCTGGCTTAAGACCAAGAACATGAGGGCGTACGTGAGCACCGTCGAGGCGGAGGCTGCAATCGATGCTCGCATCACTACATCTAGTCGGTGAGATAATGTAAATTTCCTTGACGAATTTCTATCTGACCTCTTACCAGGACCCTACCATCACCAGAAATTCTCTGCCGCCAACACCAGCGAAAACGATGTACTGAGACAAGATGGGCCATAGGCTTTTCAACGCCGACGCCAGAGCCGGTGCCGTAAGACGAGCCTCCATTTCCTTTCTTCCTTTGAGTTCCTTTTTATCAGCAGCTCCATTCCCCTCACGTCTCATCACATCAGCTCGGGGAAATAGGCCACACCACCATACAAACATCCGAAGCTAACAATAGATGAATAGAACGAAGAGAGCGCCAAAGCTCTCGGCGACAGTCAGCTTTCAGATGACTCTTGCACCCAAGGCGACTGCGAATTTTGCGAGCTGGCTGACGAAACTGTCACTACGATCGACTCTGATCTCTATATGACTTTGCATTCCGTCAACCAACATTGAAAACATTGGTCGTCGTGAAAAGTTGCAAATGGTCAAGGAAGCTATTGCAGAGAACCAGAGTCGTGTGCATTTTCTCAAGTACGAGATGGAATACCTCAAGAGAAACCAATCGGAAATCGAGTGCAGAGAGTCCGACTGCAGGGCTATTCAAGAGTTCATCGAACACATGGAAAATCACTGAGGCATGTCACCGAGCTCTTACCTGGCTACCGACTAGGCAACCTTGCATGAGCAGCGTGACCGTGCTATTCAACATTGGGTACCTTACAGATGGATAGAAGGAATGACTCGGAATTGGTGGTTATGAATGGCCAGTAATCTGGCTTGGAAATAAGGAGAAGCGGTATGCTGCATTACGCAATTAGGGCCACCAGAGGATACCACAGGAGCCTAGTTACCTAGTAACCATAGCCAATTTGACACATTACCAATGAATGTGATTTGTTCAACGACCAATAATTATGTCCTCCGCAATCTTCTCTGCCAAAGCATACACAGCAGACTGAGGGTGTCCCGGCAGAGCAAATGGAAAAGCGCTCGCATCAGCGACTCTCAGCCCCTGGACACCAAACACACGCCCGCGGCTGTCTACCACCGCCTTGCCCGATGTGACATCTTCCTCTTTCCCCATGGCAACAGTGGACACAGGATGCCACACTTGCCCCACGTTAGCCCTCACATACTCCAGTATCTGTTCGTCGGTCTGCACTGAATCTCCTGGGAGCAGCTCAGGGCCAGTCTTGAATCCGGGAGTATTGGCGAATGGTGAGGCCCAAGCCGTACGTAGCCGCTTGACGGCCGTGACAGCCAGTTCTATATCGGCGGAGTCAGATAACCAATTCAAGTTGATGACCGGCTTCGCGTCAATAGAAGCTGACGATATAATGACGTTGCCGCGTGAGAAGACGAGAGGGAGGTAGGCAGCAAGAGTCCCGCTAGTCTGTCCTGGCCCAGTTGAGAAGGACCCCACGATAAAGGAAAGCTGAGGCCAGTGAGAAGGAACCGAAGCAAGCTTGTCACGAGTTGTTTGCGTGAGATTGGCGAGAGTAGAGTTGGGAAGCCGCTCGTGCGCCAAAAAGCCTGCAGCGGAACTGTAGGGACCGGTGCCAGATTTGAGATACTCTTTGACGAAGCCTGGGTTGAGGGCTGGATCATTGGTGAGAGATTGTGCAGAAGGCGTGCTGACGGGGTACGCGACGAAAATCTGGATTGGATCTTGCAAGTTCTGTCCCACGCCGGGGACGTCGGCGATGACCGGGATCGAGAGGGCCTCTAGTCTTTCGCGAGGACCAATTCCAGAGACCTGGAGAAGTTGCGGAGAGTGAAAGGTGCCAGCGGTGAGGATGACTTCTTTATTAGCAGACAGGGTGTACTCGACCCCTTGGGAGTTGACGCTTACACCCACAGCCTTGGTACCATCGAACAGGATCTTAGTTGCCAGAGTGTGAGTGTACACAATGATTTCAGTGTCCTTGATAGCCTGTCGTAGGAAGCTGCTCTCGCTCGTAGATCGCTGCGCCTTTTCCGGCTCGATCGTCGAAGGCACCCACGCGCCGTATCCCGCCAGCTTGCCACTGCTGAATCCCTTGGGGCTGATACTCAGCCCGAGGCTCAGTACCACTTGAGCAAGCCACGTCAGCGTCGGGTCGACCCAGTTGTTCCAAGAAACCTGCAACGGGCTTCCCTGCTCGTCGTAGTCACTAGGATCGAACCGCACAGTCGCATTCGTGTTCTGCCTCTTCTCCTCGTTTGGCGGCGtgaggtcgatagagcgctTGAAAAACCTGAGCATATTCTTCCAACGAAACATCTCATCGCCAACTGTCTCGGCCCAGAGGTCATAGGATCCTTTTGTCCCGCGGATATACGACATGGTGTTGATCGCCGAAGACCCTCCAAGCGTTTTTCCCTGCGCATAGTGCACCCGTCGGCCTCCGGCGCCTGCGATCGGTTCCGAGACCAGGGACCAGTCCATCAGGGGCTGCGGTGTGAACTCTGGCGATGGATCGATGAAGGCGATGCCGGTCAGCGAGAGGAGGGGCACGACGCTGTTGTTGCCATTTTCGACCTCGTAGAAGCCGCCAGCCTCGACTACAGCAACGGAGGCCGAGGTTGCGGCGAGGCGCGACGCGATAGTTAGGCCGGCGGTGCCGCCGCCGATGACGATGTAATCGTAGCTTGCATTGCGGCCGGGGTACCCGAAGGCCGAGGAAAAGAGGCGGTCTTGCGCCGCCACGAGGCTCACGAGCGACAAGATGAAAGCCCGCAGCATTATGTTGTGGAGGGGGGGGTTGTCGCTTGAAACTTCAATCGACGAGCGCGTTTTGCTAAATGAATCTTGAACAAGTGAGCCGAGCTAAACTCTCCGGGGAAGTTCATGATGAAGGTCAATGACTTGAGTCTATACTTATGTATACCCTCTGAGTTGCATCATCGTACGTGGGATCCATCATGGATTGAGTCGCCGGAACGCGGGTCGTATGCGCCATTACTGTGGAATTAGGCTAGCATGCTTAAATACCCCTGAAGATGTGCTACACGGGCGTCGTAGGGTTGGTTCAGAAGTGCTGTAAGGCCGGCTCGGATTCTGCTGTTGCATTTAGCCAGCTGTCAGATTCGATAGTCTCTGGTCCCCCAGCAAGACGTCAGCATGGCGTAGGATTTCCTCTCGGGCATGGTGACAGATTGGGGGATGAATACTGGAGGGATTGAAGGGGAAAACGGGCCGTCGCTTAGTGGATGGGGTACGTTAGTTACATTGCGCGCTGACGGATCCCACACCATGCTGTTTTTTGGTTACTGGTCACTATGGTACCAGTATGTCAAGCAACAGAGCATGGTCTGACAAGTCTAGGCCCCGAGTTGATGGTTGTGTATCTATTGTGATTTGAGAGAAGCTATTTTCGTTGTTGAGCGACTAAGGGGGTTCTCGAATCCGCAAGAAGTcagtaagggatttaataggAAAACAGAAACAAGGACATAAAATAGGAAGATTATTCTCACAAAGCAAGAATCAAAACTGATTGCTGCCGACCGCAATGGACGTGACTGACCTTGTACAACCTTATCCTTTCAGCCCACCGTTCATTGAGCTACTTACACAGGTTGGCCATTCCCTGGCCTAAGGCTTTCTGTCCAGTGAGAGGCACAGCaactacttactaagtaaagtactttagaTAAGCTGCATCTCACCTGCATCTCGTAATCTTACCATGTCAGGCTTCCTTATTCTGTTCACCCATACTGTATCCAACCATATCGATATCATCACTTTCAGAGCGCGGATCTCTCACGTGGCGGACGGAAGCGGACCTTAAACCTCGCCAAAGTCAAATCGCCCGTGACAAAGCTATAGCAGGGTTCATGGAGCCACTCGTCAATGATATGAACCTGGAAATCCGAGATACCCAGAACGACCGACCGGAACGAGACGGGGAGCACGATGGCCTGGCGGCGCGAGCAAATTTGAACCGTCGAGACCATGACCATATTCCGATGGCACCAGTAGAGCATCTGCAGCCGGGCAGGATGAGCACTCCCGTATACTTGGTGCTTTTCTCACTGGCAGTAATTTGCCTCGTCATGAGAAAGGTCACCTTGGATGCTTTTCTTCCCCCAATCAACTGGTGGATCCCATTACCATCTCTGTGGTCTGTCTTGGGCGGTAGGGGTTCCAAGTCTTCTGTAACCCAGTCATCGCCATCTTCAGAGCCATGGTTCAAAGGAGCCACCGAAACAGCCGCCATCATCATCAAAACTATCATGGCAATTCTCGGTGGCAAGTACATAATCATTAACGGATCTCAATGTCTCGTCAACTTTCTCCCGATAGAATCTGCTCCTCGCCTTCTATTGGAAAACGGCACTCTGAGACAGACCCTTACGCTTATGAGCTATTTCATCCTCCCCACCGCAACGTCGGCTACGATCTCCTTGGTTGTCCCAAACGGCTTCTGCAATCCAAAGGCCAACGTTCTCCGCTTCTGGCCGCCTCGAACACGAGATGATATCAGGGCAATATTGAACGGATGGAGCGGCCTCGCAGGTCTTCACTTGAAAACGGGCGGTAGCATGACGCGGATGTCCAAGTGGAAATGGACTTTCGGGAGAGCTTTCGTGTGGTTGTTAGGGGTCGCCACATGGACGACGGTTGAGATTTACTTCGGCCCATGTCGATACTATCTTCTGGCTTGGCGATTCTGGTTTTCGATAGTGTCGGTCTCTTTAGTTTCGTGGTTTCTTGGCAACGCTGAGGAGTTGATTGTGACGAGATGGTCTTCCGTGGGACTAGTGCATGTGGAGTTGGCGGCGTATCTGGCGGTCTTCCACTTGATCAGGCACGCAGACTTGGATGGGGTTTGCTCAAAAGCGGATTGTTGGTAGAACAAGAGGTCCCGGAGAGATATCATAACACCCACAATATGATCGAGATAATGAATCGAACTAGATAGACAGGAAACCGAAGAGTGCATGCAAGTGAACTGTTTTACGGAGCTGGATATGACTAAGTTTATTCTAAGTCCACATCAACCTCCACATTGCAGGAACCCAATTACAGCAGCCTCAATTTGAATTCTTATCTTTACTTAACAAATTCGCAATACAAAAAACCTCTTAGCACTTTAACCTAGAATACAAATGCGCTAACGAGCTGTCAGAACTCGGCAGAGATGCGATCTAAGAGGACAGGGTATGATCTTAGAGTGCTTACATGCCATGTCAGCTAGCCAAGTAACTAGGCGAATCACAGTTGGCTCAAATTCGCAGACCTCATCATCAGTCAGCTGGTTTGTGAATAGCCTCAATCATCTCGAAGACACTCTGTGGCGATTTGCCATGGACTATCGTTGTGGCCGTTGTCGCACAATAGTTTTCGTGATGATTAAGCAACAGCACGTCATATTTAGTGCACCTTACTCGCGTGTCACTGTCCAAAGCATCGTAGTCGAGAAAAGGCGGGGTGAGGCGTGGAACGCGCGGGGTTGGTTCTCTTTATCGGCGTTAATATCCTTACAAATCATGGCTAACATACCTCGGCACAACTTTCTGCCCACAACTACGTCAATGCAGCTTTAATTGAAAGACTATTTCTTGACGTCCGGTCTTCTAGTTATCAGACACCAATTACTGGCTTTCGGACCATCCTCAAGCTCACAACCCAAAACCTCTCACTTCATCTAAGAAGCTCACCCAAACCACAACATTCATCATGACCCAAAACAAGACCCTCATTTTCAAGAAGATCCCTACCGGTCTTCCGGTAGCGGGGGAACACCTCACCATCGAGGACCGCCCCATTGACCTCAACGATGCTCCCGAGGGCGGCCTGGTCATCGAGGTCCTCTATGCCTCTTTCGACCCCTACCAGCGTGGCCGCATGCGCGACGCCGGCAAAAAATCATACTCCCCCGCCTTCGAGCTCGACGGGCCCGTCACCAACAGCACAATCGGCAAGGTTCTCAAGAGCAACAGCTCCGACTTTGCGGAGGGCGACCTCGTCTACTCCCACACTCCCATCGCTCAGTACGCCCGCGTCACACCTCAGATCCTGCAGCAAGGCCGCAAGGTGCAGAACCCCCACAACCTGGACCTCGGGCTCTTCCTTGGACCTCTCGGAATGCCGGGTTTGACCGCCTGGTCCGGTCTGCACAAGATTGGACAGCCGAAGAAGGGCGAGACTATCTTTGTCAGCTCGGCTGCGGGTGCTGTCGGCCAGCTCGTCGGTCAGATTGCCAAGCGGGAGGGACTTACCGTGATCGGTTCCGTCGGTTCAGATGAGAAGCTTGACTTCATCACCAAGGAGCTTGGCTTCGATGCCGGATTCAACTACAAGAAGGAGAAGCCCGCCGAGGCTCTTCCCAAGTTGGCCCCCAACGGAATAGACATTTACTTTGAGAACGTCGGTGGAGATCACCTCGAGGCTGCCCTCACCAGCATGAACACCGAGGGCCGCATCGCTGTCTGTGGCATGGTAAGTGGTGGAATTGAGACTTTGATACCTACATGGACTTGAATAGGACGCTAATGCGTGGACAGATCTCAAACTACAACACCCCTGCCGATCAACAAAAGGGCATCAACGGCTTGATGCAGCTCGTTACCAAGCAGATCACTCTCCAAGGTTTCCTCGTGGGTAACCCCAAATTTGGCCCCGCCCACTTCAAGGATCATCAGGAGAACTTGCAGAAGTGGCTGTCTGAGGGAAGCGTCAAGTCCAAGCTGGCGGTTACTGAGGGCATCGACAACGCTGCTGATGGTTTGATCGGCATGCTTACCGGAAAGAACTTCGGAAAGGCTATTCTCAAGCTTCAATGAACCATGTCGTAACGTCTAAATGAAAATGAGAAGTTATGACTGATAATATCCCTCGTGCAAAATTTAGTTCCATTGCTAGCTGAGTTGTTTCAAATAATGGCGGCTACGCAACTCAGGTTATGTCGCAGAAGGAGTTCTTACTCCACCCGCTCTTCTTTGTTTCACGAGTGCAAGTCTAGGCCGGCTCACTGCAAACTACGGGATTGAAAGTCTCGTCCATCACGAGCGGAGATTCGATATCAGTCTGTTTTCGACAGCTGAGATTGAGTACTGTTTTTGGCTCATGCTTGACGTGAGACATGAAGTTGCTGGAGAGTCGAAATGAGTTCGGCTCCCCAAGACCGGGTTGTTCAGATACGACATTCATTGCCGCCTGAACAAGGTTTTTCCGTTTCTCGCAGATCACGCCGTGTATGTTTACCCTCGGAATCAAAACCGCCCAAGTACTTTGGCTCAAGGCTCGCCAAATTCGAGGTTCCGCAGCTGCTGACATGGAAGTGGAGAGACTCAAGAACCCCGTGGGTATCAAATAGTCCAACATCAACCGACTAGCGATTTAAGCTTAAAACTTGGCCAACGTCATTTCCGCAAGCGAACCCTTGCCCGCCGAGAAACACCAAGCGACGTCCAAGACAACACCAAGACTAAAAAAGGGTCTTACTCTTCCCGTAACCTTTCAGCTTGCTGCAATTATTTTTTGTCCAGGTCAAAGGAAGAAAAGTTTTGGGCCGCCCAGCCTCGGCTTACTCTATTGGGCAACTCGTGCGGGAGGATGTTGGCTCTTCGGGCTCGGCGATGATTTTCGCGATCCACTGCCGGAAGTCAGCTGGCTATCGACTGATATCATGAAGACATGTTCTCTAGTATTCGAGTCATTTCACCTATTGTACTTCAGAGATTGACCAGAGCTCGTCGTTGTCGAAGAGCTTAACTATCTTCACAGGCCTGTCTAGATCTGCATCTGCCTCTCCGAAGGATGGCGAAAAAGGAGAAAAGGAAACGTCAAAATTCGCAATCATTGAAACGAAAGTAGCATTGTGAAAGAGATTTGGCCAGCCAACCGACGACATGGCATCGGGCCGTTTCCTGCAGTTGGCTAGAGAAATCAACCAACGGCGCTTAACCACCAACACCCAAGACATTCACCCGGGGAAAGATGTGGGTAGCGCTGTTCCAAGACGCAAAGTCTCCATATCGATGTCTCTTGTTCGTCTGTCAGCTTTCCCAACTCTCAATATGACCTCAGCCAAGTCACCCTTTACCAAATACCGTCTCATCGGTGGCCAACGATGTTGGTCAAGACGCTAAGCCGTGAGTCAGAAGTGAGTAAGTACAAAGCTGGACGCACATCCTGCAGCCACGCTTTCCCCAAGACCTTCCAGCTTCGATTGATCGTCCACCACTACATGCAATTTTCAACTTGTCGACTTGGGTCGGTATCGGAATAAACATGGCCGAGCACAGTACGGCTGTTGAGCCCAATATGACCGAGAAACAGGAAAAGCGCGAACAACCCAGCGACAGCGGCAGCCGAACGCCGTCGTCGGTCGACAGCAGCCGCGCCGTCGACCAGAAATCAAAGTCGCCTGGAGGCTTGATGGGATTCTTCGCCAAGATGGGCGATCTGCCAGAGTGGGGGTTCCGCGGGAAACGTCTCGAGGGCAAGCTGCTCAACTGGAGTATTGGATTCATCGCGTCTTGCGGTTTCTTGATGTTTGGTTATGATCAGTACGTGTCTTTCGCTCCAACCTTAAGGAAACCAggttctaatactagtatCCAGAGGTGTCCTTAGCTCGCTTCTGACTCTCGATGACTTTCAGAGGAGCATTACCTTGATGACGCCCCTGGACCAGTCAAACGCCCTTTGCTGGCTCGACTACCCCGAAAATACCCAGCGAGACTACAGCCAGTGCACCGGTGACCCGAACACGCAAGCTGCAGCCGTGGCCGTCTATCAGATTGGTTGCTTCCTGGGGGCTTTCCTGATCCTCTTCTACGGAGAGACCTGGGGTCGCAAGTCGTCCACGTTTTGGGGTAGCGCAATCATGATCTTTGGCACAATTCTGCAGGCTGGAGCGCATGAATACGGACTGTTTTCGGCTGGAAGAATCATCGGAGGGGTTGGAAATGGAATGGTCACATCAAGTAAGACCACTCGCAGTCCTTTCTCTTGTCTACTAAGGTCATGACCTAACCAAAGTGCAGCTATCCCAACGTGGCAATCGGAATGCGCTCGACCTCATCAGCGCGGATTCCTCATCACGCTCTCTGGCGCTCTCATTTCTGGTGGTATCATGATTGCATACTGGGTGGTAAGTTCTTTTGCCCCACAACTGTCTCATTTACGCGGACTAATGTTGCAATAGGATTACGGATTCTACTTCCTCGAAGGCACCGTCCGCTGGCGGTTCCCCGTAGCTTTCCAGTCATTCTTCACGATCATCGTCATGATTGGACTCCTCTACCTTCCAGACTCGCCCCGGTGGCTAGCCATGAAGGGCCGTATGGAAGAAGCTCGTGAAGTGACGTCTCGCCTTCTTGGTAAACCTATTGATGACGAGGAAGTCACCCTCGAAGTCAAAGCCATTCAGGACGCCCTCGAGGTTCAGAGTCAAGGTGGGGGTTTCAAGTACAAAGAGCTCCTAACAAACGGCCCTTCGCAAAACTTGAGGAGGACTCTGCTCGGCATTGCCGCACAATTCTTCCAGCAGATCTGCGGTAGGTCCAGTCGGGACAACTGCCCGTTATTGGACTTTTTATCTAATACGTTCCCACAGGTATCAATCTGATTACTTACTATGCTGGCTTTTTGTTCGAGAATTCTCTTGGCTTCGGTCCCGAACTTTCTCGACTTCTCGCCGCTCTCAATGGCACCGAGTATTTCCTAGCTTCACTGGTTGCTTTACCACTAATTGAGAGAACTGGTCGACGCAAGCTGATGCTTTTCGGCGCATTCGGCATGATGGCATCAATGGCGATCCTGGCCGGCACTGTCTCAACGGGAACAGTTGCAGACAACGGAGCCCCTAATCTTGAGACTCGCTATGGTGTCACCGCAACAGTCTTCCTCTTTGTCTTCAACTCATTCTTCGCTATCGGTAAGCCCCTCTCGCCACTACCAAGACCTTTCTATGATATCACACTAATGTTCAAGCAGGCTGGCTTGGAATGACTTGGCTCTATCCTGCCGAGATCAACAACCTCCGAATCCGCATCCAAGCCAACGCCCTTTCCACCTGCTCCAATTGGCTTTCCAATTTCCTGATTGTCATGATCACACCCCCTGCTTTTGCAAACTTGGGCTATCGGACATATGTGATGTTTGCGGTCTTCAACGCCGCCATCGTCCCCTGCGTGTACTTCTTCTTCCCTGAACCCAAGGGACGAAGCTTGGAGGAGCTTGATGTTATCTTCGCCAGCGCGCACGCCGACAAAGTCAACCCTGTCAAACGCGCCAGAGAGATGCGTCACGTTGAGGGGAGAGAGCTTGAGAACGAGCTGGAAAAGTATTTTGGCTCAAGTGAGATGGTAGAGGATGCTCGTCCTATGATGCACTAAGATTAGCGAGAGTCATTGTACATAGGCTCTTGAGAGTACTATGTTTCACTTCCATTATTCACACCTGAGATACCGACTTTGCTAATAATGTTCAATGAACCATTCCCATATGACGTAGGGAAGAATTTGACATGCTCAATGACAAATGAAACGACTTCGCCTTGAGCTTCTAGTCTTCCTTGAGAGATCCGCAGCTTAGGTAAAACCTTGCTTCCATGAAGCGAGCGCATGGGGGTGCTGTTCTTTTGCCAATTCCTAAGTATCAatgtagtttaataatagtctCGATATTCCAGACTTCGACGCCTTCGAAGCCTTGGCGAGACAATAGCCTTGTCTCTGAAAAAGCTCGCAACAAGGCTATCGTCTTTAAGAACCGTGAACAGCCCTCGAGTTTACTGCCCTGTTTTCTTTGCCAATTCATTTGCACCTTGACAAAGGTCATTGTTTTGTTTCCATTGAATCCGATGTAAGCATTGCCTTAGCGTTTCTTTCGTAGAGAACGAAGGATTATCGGTCGCCAACAAAGAGTGGATGCGAAGGTGTGTGTCATTGTTTCCAA
This is a stretch of genomic DNA from Colletotrichum lupini chromosome 10, complete sequence. It encodes these proteins:
- a CDS encoding zinc-binding dehydrogenase: MTQNKTLIFKKIPTGLPVAGEHLTIEDRPIDLNDAPEGGLVIEVLYASFDPYQRGRMRDAGKKSYSPAFELDGPVTNSTIGKVLKSNSSDFAEGDLVYSHTPIAQYARVTPQILQQGRKVQNPHNLDLGLFLGPLGMPGLTAWSGLHKIGQPKKGETIFVSSAAGAVGQLVGQIAKREGLTVIGSVGSDEKLDFITKELGFDAGFNYKKEKPAEALPKLAPNGIDIYFENVGGDHLEAALTSMNTEGRIAVCGMISNYNTPADQQKGINGLMQLVTKQITLQGFLVGNPKFGPAHFKDHQENLQKWLSEGSVKSKLAVTEGIDNAADGLIGMLTGKNFGKAILKLQ
- a CDS encoding choline dehydrogenase, producing the protein MLRAFILSLVSLVAAQDRLFSSAFGYPGRNASYDYIVIGGGTAGLTIASRLAATSASVAVVEAGGFYEVENGNNSVVPLLSLTGIAFIDPSPEFTPQPLMDWSLVSEPIAGAGGRRVHYAQGKTLGGSSAINTMSYIRGTKGSYDLWAETVGDEMFRWKNMLRFFKRSIDLTPPNEEKRQNTNATVRFDPSDYDEQGSPLQVSWNNWVDPTLTWLAQVVLSLGLSISPKGFSSGKLAGYGAWVPSTIEPEKAQRSTSESSFLRQAIKDTEIIVYTHTLATKILFDGTKAVGVSVNSQGVEYTLSANKEVILTAGTFHSPQLLQVSGIGPRERLEALSIPVIADVPGVGQNLQDPIQIFVAYPVSTPSAQSLTNDPALNPGFVKEYLKSGTGPYSSAAGFLAHERLPNSTLANLTQTTRDKLASVPSHWPQLSFIVGSFSTGPGQTSGTLAAYLPLVFSRGNVIISSASIDAKPVINLNWLSDSADIELAVTAVKRLRTAWASPFANTPGFKTGPELLPGDSVQTDEQILEYVRANVGQVWHPVSTVAMGKEEDVTSGKAVVDSRGRVFGVQGLRVADASAFPFALPGHPQSAVYALAEKIAEDIIIGR